In Homo sapiens chromosome 11, GRCh38.p14 Primary Assembly, one DNA window encodes the following:
- the ART5 gene encoding ecto-ADP-ribosyltransferase 5 isoform a precursor (isoform a precursor is encoded by transcript variant 1) — MALAALMIALGSLGLHTWQAQAVPILPLGLAPDTFDDTYVGCAEEMEEKAAPLLKEEMAHHALLRESWEAAQETWEDKRRGLTLPPGFKAQNGIAIMVYTNSSNTLYWELNQAVRTGGGSRELYMRHFPFKALHFYLIRALQLLRGSGGCSRGPGEVVFRGVGSLRFEPKRLGDSVRLGQFASSSLDKAVAHRFGNATLFSLTTCFGAPIQAFSVFPKEREVLIPPHEVFLVTRFSQDGAQSLVTLWSYNQTCSHFNCAYLGGEKRRGCVSAPGALGTGDLHMTKRHLQQP, encoded by the exons ATGGCGCTGGCGGCTTTGATGATCGCCCTCGGCAGCCTCGGCCTCCACACCTGGCAG GCCCAGGCTGTTCCCATCCTGCCCCTGGGCCTGGCTCCAGACACCTTTGACGATACCTATGTGGGTTGTGCagaggagatggaggagaaggCAGCCCCCCTGCTAAAGGAGGAAATggcccaccatgccctgctgcGGGAATCCTGGGAGGCAGCCCAGGAGACCTGGGAGGACAAGCGTCGAGGGCTTACCTTGCCCCCTGGCTTCAAAGCCCAGAATGGAATAGCCATTATGGTCTACACCAACTCATCGAACACCTTGTACTGGGAGTTGAATCAGGCCGTGCGGACGGGCGGAGGCTCCCGGGAGCTCTACATGAGGCACTTTCCCTTCAAGGCCCTGCATTTCTACCTGATCCGGGCCCTGCAGCTGCTGCGAGGCAGTGGGGGCTGCAGCAGGGGACCTGGGGAGGTGGTGTTCCGAGGTGTGGGCAGCCTTCGctttgaacccaagaggctggGAGACTCTGTCCGCTTGGGCCAGTTTGCCTCCAGCTCCCTGGATAAGGCAGTGGCCCACAGATTTGGTAATGCCACCCTCTTCTCTCTAACAACTTGCTTTGGGGCCCCTATACAGGCCTTCTCTGTCTTTCCCAAGGAGCGCGAGGTGCTGATTCCCCCCCATGAAGTCTTTTTGGTTACCAGATTCTCTCAGGATGGAGCCCAGAGCTTGGTGACTCTCTGGAGCTATAATCAGACCTGTAGCCATTTTAACTGCGCCTATCTGGGTG GGGAGAAGAGGCGGGGCTGTGTGTCTGCGCCAG GAGCCCTGGGAACGGGTGACCTTCATATGACGAAGAGGCACCTCCAGCAGCCTTGA
- the ART5 gene encoding ecto-ADP-ribosyltransferase 5 isoform X2, whose amino-acid sequence MALAALMIALGSLGLHTWQAQAVPILPLGLAPDTFDDTYVGCAEEMEEKAAPLLKEEMAHHALLRESWEAAQETWEDKRRGLTLPPGFKAQNGIAIMVYTNSSNTLYWELNQAVRTGGGSRELYMRHFPFKALHFYLIRALQLLRGSGGCSRGPGEVVFRGVGSLRFEPKRLGDSVRLGQFASSSLDKAVAHRFGNATLFSLTTCFGAPIQAFSVFPKEREVLIPPHEVFLVTRFSQDGAQSLVTLWSYNQTCSHFNCAYLGGEKRRGCVSAPGVQLGSQSEGASSLPPWKTLLLAPGEFQLSGVGP is encoded by the exons ATGGCGCTGGCGGCTTTGATGATCGCCCTCGGCAGCCTCGGCCTCCACACCTGGCAG GCCCAGGCTGTTCCCATCCTGCCCCTGGGCCTGGCTCCAGACACCTTTGACGATACCTATGTGGGTTGTGCagaggagatggaggagaaggCAGCCCCCCTGCTAAAGGAGGAAATggcccaccatgccctgctgcGGGAATCCTGGGAGGCAGCCCAGGAGACCTGGGAGGACAAGCGTCGAGGGCTTACCTTGCCCCCTGGCTTCAAAGCCCAGAATGGAATAGCCATTATGGTCTACACCAACTCATCGAACACCTTGTACTGGGAGTTGAATCAGGCCGTGCGGACGGGCGGAGGCTCCCGGGAGCTCTACATGAGGCACTTTCCCTTCAAGGCCCTGCATTTCTACCTGATCCGGGCCCTGCAGCTGCTGCGAGGCAGTGGGGGCTGCAGCAGGGGACCTGGGGAGGTGGTGTTCCGAGGTGTGGGCAGCCTTCGctttgaacccaagaggctggGAGACTCTGTCCGCTTGGGCCAGTTTGCCTCCAGCTCCCTGGATAAGGCAGTGGCCCACAGATTTGGTAATGCCACCCTCTTCTCTCTAACAACTTGCTTTGGGGCCCCTATACAGGCCTTCTCTGTCTTTCCCAAGGAGCGCGAGGTGCTGATTCCCCCCCATGAAGTCTTTTTGGTTACCAGATTCTCTCAGGATGGAGCCCAGAGCTTGGTGACTCTCTGGAGCTATAATCAGACCTGTAGCCATTTTAACTGCGCCTATCTGGGTG GGGAGAAGAGGCGGGGCTGTGTGTCTGCGCCAG GGGTGCAGCTAGGGTCACAATCTGAGGgggcctcctctctgcccccCTGGAAGACTCTGCTCTTGGCCCCTGGAGAGTTCCAGCTCTCAGGGGTTGGGCCCTGA
- the ART5 gene encoding ecto-ADP-ribosyltransferase 5 isoform X1, whose product MALAALMIALGSLGLHTWQAQAVPILPLGLAPDTFDDTYVGCAEEMEEKAAPLLKEEMAHHALLRESWEAAQETWEDKRRGLTLPPGFKAQNGIAIMVYTNSSNTLYWELNQAVRTGGGSRELYMRHFPFKALHFYLIRALQLLRGSGGCSRGPGEVVFRGVGSLRFEPKRLGDSVRLGQFASSSLDKAVAHRFGNATLFSLTTCFGAPIQAFSVFPKEREVLIPPHEVFLVTRFSQDGAQSLVTLWSYNQTCSHFNCAYLGGEKRRGCVSAPAGVQLGSQSEGASSLPPWKTLLLAPGEFQLSGVGP is encoded by the exons ATGGCGCTGGCGGCTTTGATGATCGCCCTCGGCAGCCTCGGCCTCCACACCTGGCAG GCCCAGGCTGTTCCCATCCTGCCCCTGGGCCTGGCTCCAGACACCTTTGACGATACCTATGTGGGTTGTGCagaggagatggaggagaaggCAGCCCCCCTGCTAAAGGAGGAAATggcccaccatgccctgctgcGGGAATCCTGGGAGGCAGCCCAGGAGACCTGGGAGGACAAGCGTCGAGGGCTTACCTTGCCCCCTGGCTTCAAAGCCCAGAATGGAATAGCCATTATGGTCTACACCAACTCATCGAACACCTTGTACTGGGAGTTGAATCAGGCCGTGCGGACGGGCGGAGGCTCCCGGGAGCTCTACATGAGGCACTTTCCCTTCAAGGCCCTGCATTTCTACCTGATCCGGGCCCTGCAGCTGCTGCGAGGCAGTGGGGGCTGCAGCAGGGGACCTGGGGAGGTGGTGTTCCGAGGTGTGGGCAGCCTTCGctttgaacccaagaggctggGAGACTCTGTCCGCTTGGGCCAGTTTGCCTCCAGCTCCCTGGATAAGGCAGTGGCCCACAGATTTGGTAATGCCACCCTCTTCTCTCTAACAACTTGCTTTGGGGCCCCTATACAGGCCTTCTCTGTCTTTCCCAAGGAGCGCGAGGTGCTGATTCCCCCCCATGAAGTCTTTTTGGTTACCAGATTCTCTCAGGATGGAGCCCAGAGCTTGGTGACTCTCTGGAGCTATAATCAGACCTGTAGCCATTTTAACTGCGCCTATCTGGGTG GGGAGAAGAGGCGGGGCTGTGTGTCTGCGCCAG CAGGGGTGCAGCTAGGGTCACAATCTGAGGgggcctcctctctgcccccCTGGAAGACTCTGCTCTTGGCCCCTGGAGAGTTCCAGCTCTCAGGGGTTGGGCCCTGA
- the ART1 gene encoding GPI-linked NAD(P)(+)--arginine ADP-ribosyltransferase 1 precursor, producing MQMPAMMSLLLVSVGLMEALQAQSHPITRRDLFSQEIQLDMALASFDDQYAGCAAAMTAALPDLNHTEFQANQVYADSWTLASSQWQERQARWPEWSLSPTRPSPPPLGFRDEHGVALLAYTANSPLHKEFNAAVREAGRSRAHYLHHFSFKTLHFLLTEALQLLGSGQRPPRCHQVFRGVHGLRFRPAGPRATVRLGGFASASLKHVAAQQFGEDTFFGIWTCLGAPIKGYSFFPGEEEVLIPPFETFQVINASRLAQGPARIYLRALGKHSTYNCEYIKDKKCKSGPCHLDNSAMGQSPLSAVWSLLLLLWFLVVRAFPDGPGLL from the exons ATGCAGATGCCTGCTATGATGTCTCTGCTTCTTGTGTCTGTGGGCCTCATGGAAGCACTTCAG GCCCAGAGCCACCCCATCACACGACGAGACCTCTTCTCTCAAGAGATTCAGCTGGACATGGCCCTGGCCTCCTTTGATGACCAGTACGCTGGCTGTGCTGCTGCCATGACAGCTGCTCTCCCGGATCTCAACCACACGGAGTTCCAGGCCAACCAGGTGTATGCAGACAGCTGGACACTGGCAAGCAGCCAATGGCAGGAGCGTCAGGCCAGGTGGCCAGAGTGGAGTCTCAGCCCCACCCGTCCATCCCCGCCACCCCTGGGCTTCCGCGATGAGCATGGGGTGGCCCTCCTGGCCTACACAGCCAACAGCCCCCTGCACAAGGAGTTCAATGCAGCCGTGCGTGAGGCGGGCCGCTCCCGGGCCCACTACCTCCACCACTTCTCCTTCAAGACACTCCATTTCCTGCTGACTGAGGCCCTGCAGCTCCTGGGCAGCGGCCAGCGTCCACCCCGGTGCCACCAGGTGTTCCGAGGTGTGCACGGCCTGCGCTTCCGGCCAGCAGGGCCCCGGGCCACCGTGAGGCTGGGGGGCTTTGCTTCTGCCTCCCTGAAGCATGTTGCAGCCCAGCAGTTTGGTGAGGACACCTTCTTCGGCATCTGGACCTGCCTTGGGGCCCCTATCAAGGGCTACTCCTTCTTCCCTGGAGAGGAAGAGGTGCTGATCCCCCCCTTTGAGACCTTCCAAGTGATCAATGCCAGCAGACTGGCCCAGGGCCCCGCCCGCATCTACCTCCGAGCCCTGGGCAAGCACAGCACCTACAACTGCGAGTACATCAAAG ACAAGAAGTGCAAGTCTGGGCCTTGCCATCTGGATAATTCAG
- the ART5 gene encoding ecto-ADP-ribosyltransferase 5 isoform b precursor (isoform b precursor is encoded by transcript variant 3) — protein sequence MALAALMIALGSLGLHTWQAQAVPILPLGLAPDTFDDTYVGCAEEMEEKAAPLLKEEMAHHALLRESWEAAQETWEDKRRGLTLPPGFKAQNGIAIMVYTNSSNTLYWELNQAVRTGGGSRELYMRHFPFKALHFYLIRALQLLRGSGGCSRGPGEVVFRGVGSLRFEPKRLGDSVRLGQFASSSLDKAVAHRFGEKRRGCVSAPGVQLGSQSEGASSLPPWKTLLLAPGEFQLSGVGP from the exons ATGGCGCTGGCGGCTTTGATGATCGCCCTCGGCAGCCTCGGCCTCCACACCTGGCAG GCCCAGGCTGTTCCCATCCTGCCCCTGGGCCTGGCTCCAGACACCTTTGACGATACCTATGTGGGTTGTGCagaggagatggaggagaaggCAGCCCCCCTGCTAAAGGAGGAAATggcccaccatgccctgctgcGGGAATCCTGGGAGGCAGCCCAGGAGACCTGGGAGGACAAGCGTCGAGGGCTTACCTTGCCCCCTGGCTTCAAAGCCCAGAATGGAATAGCCATTATGGTCTACACCAACTCATCGAACACCTTGTACTGGGAGTTGAATCAGGCCGTGCGGACGGGCGGAGGCTCCCGGGAGCTCTACATGAGGCACTTTCCCTTCAAGGCCCTGCATTTCTACCTGATCCGGGCCCTGCAGCTGCTGCGAGGCAGTGGGGGCTGCAGCAGGGGACCTGGGGAGGTGGTGTTCCGAGGTGTGGGCAGCCTTCGctttgaacccaagaggctggGAGACTCTGTCCGCTTGGGCCAGTTTGCCTCCAGCTCCCTGGATAAGGCAGTGGCCCACAGATTTG GGGAGAAGAGGCGGGGCTGTGTGTCTGCGCCAG GGGTGCAGCTAGGGTCACAATCTGAGGgggcctcctctctgcccccCTGGAAGACTCTGCTCTTGGCCCCTGGAGAGTTCCAGCTCTCAGGGGTTGGGCCCTGA